The genomic stretch AGTGTTtagctggctagctagctaacgagCTAACGTCAGACAAACAGTCACATATCGGGATTAATGCAATCTGCTTTGTGATCCATAAGCACCCGCATTGAAAGCGAAAGTAGCCTTTATCCGTATTGTTGGGTCagtctgtctgctgctgcatcACAGCGATGGTTTCTGCTAACTGGTCCTGAGGCTTTCCTCTTTTCACCGTAGCACCGAACTAAAACAACACGAAGCCTTCATCGTTTCAAGCGACATGCCATGTGTAATGTGTCTATGTAGCTGTATGGCTGTTTTATGTATGCATGAATAAGAGGTGGCGTCTCCTGTAGGATGAGTGGTGATGGTATGAACCCAGCTGCAGTGGCTCAGCCAGGAGAGGATGTACGAGGAGATGACCGGTGGATGTCACaggtatgtgtttttattataactGTAGGCAAAAAGCATTttagcacatatatatatatatatatatatatatatatatatatatatatatatatatatatatatatatgtcatcaTGTCAGCTTCCCTTAATTATGAAAATTGTATACAGCATCCTACCATTAACGGTCATAATTGTGGCTGGAGGATTGGTCTGTGAGGTGATGTTTTGATGGTACTCTCCATAATATTAGTTACAAGTATGAGGTAAAGGTTGATGAATCTATTCCCAAGACCTGTATTTCTTTCAGAGCACCACTGATAGGTGCATGCAAGGTGAATCCTCCAAAGCTAATAGGACTGAGACTATCTACTTCACTCCAAGCTCTCTGTCAGATGGGCACCAGACGTGTGATGAGCTTGCACGATTTTGTATTTTGATAGTATTTGTTCCTAAGATTTAGAAAACTCCTAACACAAGGGTTTTAACTCTAACAcaagctctgttgtttccttttgtaaattattaaaaaaaaatttttttacaGCACACCAGATTTGTGCAGGAGTGCAAGGATGCTGAACCAGACGTGCTTTTTGTGGGAGATTCTATGATACAACTAATGCAGCAGTATGAGGTGAGTCAACATTAATATCCAAATGGCACTAgcatcttcatttatttttttttctaaattgcAAGAATattatactactataatactcaAGATACACAGTTTAAATGTACATATGCTTATGTCGCTTCAATACTGTTCTTATATTGGTACACATGTTGTTGTAATGTGCTGATCGGCATGCTTTGCTTAGCATCTATGAGTTATTTTATATTAGTCACCAATGTCAGAAATTCGCGTATGAAATACAAATTCCTGGTTTCCTTTCCACAGGTCTGGAGGGAAGTGTTCTCCCCTCTTCATGCGCTCAACTTTGGCATTGGAGGAGACACCACCTGTAATGTGCTGTGGAGGCTACAGAATGGAGAGCTGCAAAACATCCATCCCAAGGTGAGCTGAGCCCACTAAGATCTTCAGAGGAAGACAGTTTTGGgcaaaactattttatttaagtctcgcatattgtttttattttttttacttccgTTATCAAAACACCGGCTGCATGCAACTTTTTCCCCTCTCTGACACAAActgaacaaacagacagaatTGTTTGTATAATTATTGCATGTAGCTGTCCCTGACCTCAGAGAGGAGAATTTGAGCAGAACAGCTTTTAATGACCCCACACAGCCTTGTTGTTAAGTTTGGAAAACGTTGTAGCAGCGACGGTCTGTTGCTAAATGTGCTTATTGACTCTGCTAATGATATTGACATTGGGAACGGCTTGCATTGCTCACCCATCACCCAGATATCAATCCATGAGAACTGCTTTGATCACACCTCTGGAGATTAAAAGGAGTTCAGTGAAAGTGAACAGAGCTGTGGTCTTGTCCAGGTGGTGGTGTTGTGGGTGGGAACCAACAATTACGAACACACAGCAGAGCAAGTTGCAGGAGGAATTCTTGCTATTGCGCAGCTGCTCACCTCCCGCCTCCCCAATGCAAAGGTAGTTGTACTGGTAAGTTGTATGTCTTGTCCCTTGTATCAACTGGTTTGTTTTTAGTATGTTGACGTGAAACACTGACATGTTAAGATTGGTcaagtaccttttttaaatgtgattgaCATTGCATGATTTAGATACAAAATAACCAAACTTAATGTAAAAACCCAGTTGATGTTGGTGATCCTCACAAGTTGCCAGCTTTGTGTTATTTCTGCTCTGTTAAGGAGTATGCAGATACCTGTCAAATAAGAATATAAGGTGGAACAAACTGTCTTTCTATCTGGATAATTAGTCCAAGGTGTTGTTCAAAATGTGCAGTGAAATATGGTGGCATACCTTTGAGGCTATGCTAAAAGGCTAATGTACAttagtacaaatacaaatataatataaatgatgaAAATGTTATGGTAAAAAAATGCAAAGATGTGTACTACATATGTTAAAATATAAGTGTATGCATCAGGTGACTCAGCGGCCTTGCAGGCTGTCCTTGCTTCTGGCTTTCAATGGGAAATGCTCACGTTTTAGAGTCAAATTTATGCtttcttaacctttttttaaaggaaaaacaacTGACAAATGAAAAAGATCAAGGTCTAACTCTCAAcacattaatttaaataaactatGTTTGTGTCCCTCAGGGTTTGTTGCCTCGAGGGGAGCAACCCAACCCACTGAGGCAGAAGAACGCGGCGGTTAACGACTTCCTGCGCTCCTGGCTGCCCCGCCTGGGCCAGGCTCTGCTCCTGGATGTGAGCGGGGGGTTCGTTCACTCTGATGGAGCCATCAGCCCACAGGACATGTTTGACTTCCTCCACCTGACATCGACAGGTTACCGCACCATGGCAAAGCCCCTCAGTGACCTGCTGCGGCAGATACTGAACGAGGCGCCAGAGGACAGGCGCGCACCCCTGGTTTGAGGGCCGTGGCCGAGCAGCACGTCTATCCAGAGGCATGTCTCACCCGCTGCTATGGGAGACGGGGTGAGACATGTCCCTGCTATCTGGAGGAGGAATGGCTCACTCGTGGGGGTGAGAGGCGCCCCGATGTGAGTGGGATCACATTCATGAGTAGAGGGTGCTGAAGATGGGGAGAGACCTCACTACAGATGTAGACACTGTGATAATTTACAAAGTCAGACTTCTCTGAATTACAGACAGATATACTGAGATCAAGTGGGACTCCAgtggcacacacatacacacacacacagattaatttTGGCCTGTGGATAAAATGACTGTTTACCTCAGTCATCG from Cyclopterus lumpus isolate fCycLum1 chromosome 14, fCycLum1.pri, whole genome shotgun sequence encodes the following:
- the pafah1b2 gene encoding platelet-activating factor acetylhydrolase IB subunit beta; the encoded protein is MSGDGMNPAAVAQPGEDVRGDDRWMSQHTRFVQECKDAEPDVLFVGDSMIQLMQQYEVWREVFSPLHALNFGIGGDTTCNVLWRLQNGELQNIHPKVVVLWVGTNNYEHTAEQVAGGILAIAQLLTSRLPNAKVVVLGLLPRGEQPNPLRQKNAAVNDFLRSWLPRLGQALLLDVSGGFVHSDGAISPQDMFDFLHLTSTGYRTMAKPLSDLLRQILNEAPEDRRAPLV